The genomic window gtttctgttcatgatttccatttttatttaataattaaataattgaatcagcttatataggcacataTCATATAGGGCTaatgaaaaaagtattcaactgaaaaatattCTAGAAACGTAGAcctttgtaactagaggtttagctaaattattaaatgaagctccttggctaatgtcaaaatcataaatacacaatgtgcaaaatgcatggtgcggaagttttgTGGGGCGGAGGtacggccattgctcctgatattttgctcCAACAGTGTGCTCGATTCAATCTTAGAACAGGGAGTCTCTGtggcgtttgagttactgcagctaaataattccatcagttattcacacagtagccgtctcgtaacgaggctaaatcgtatgcgagctactactacggctaactatatacacaaatttatctcattaggatataggCCTACctcttgaaatgcatcatcacgtgaagttaccgaacatgttttaacgttttatatgttaacattacggtcacatttttgtgcttgattattctcccacttctcattttacctcagcaatgctgCGTTaagcctcggtggataataaagtacagctgtgtatcagtggatgttgagtgggtcggggaggggttacagaaccacaagcacaaggtcgcaTCTGGTACAATCCGAGGGATGTAATTTAAttaccgaataaatgtacggtattatTTTGTATCgattgattgttttccgtaattaaattagaaaatatattttgtacaaacAGCCCACTCCCGACCATAACAGGGTACAAACCGCCCGCTCCCACGCATAACAGAGTGCAAACCGCCTGCTCTCGCCCATAATGGTACAAACCGCCCACTCTCGCCCATAATGGTACAAACCGCCCACTCTCGCCCATAATGGTACAAACCGCCCACTCCCGCCCATAACGGTACAAACCACCCGCTCTCGCCCACAACAGAGTACAAACCGCCCGCTCCCGAACATAACAGGGGACAAACCGCCTGCTCCCGACCATAACAGGGGACAAACCGCCCGCTCCGACCAAAACAGGGTACAAACCGCCCGCTCCCACCCATAACAGAGTACAAACCACCTGCTCCCGCCAGCAACAGAGAACAAACTGCCCGCTCCCGCCTGCAACAGGGTATAAACCGCCCGCAACAGGGTACAAACCGCCCACTCCCGTCCATAACGGTACAAACCGCCCGCTCCCGACCATAACAGGGTACAAACCGCCCGCTCCCGCCGCAACAGAGTACAAACCGCCCGCTCTCGCCCATAACGGTACAAACCGCCCGCTTCAActggttgagaaagttgtcaacttcgtgcgtcacgaacacagtaaccactccccgttccacgccccgtaaaccgattgataactcgagacccatagtttgcgcggctggcttacaggcaaaacgatgcaaatatttgactaacgttaggttcacttaaattagagtgcctttaaaggactattagattatttctggttatattcatttagctagctaggtagctcgctttcataaggcaatgttatcgataacgttagctagctagtttgcttttatgaggacgttatagttgtgcttttatcttaacttggctagctagatagcaaaaattataattggatataagtcaacgtccttagctgTCTATCGacacttgatatactactaagctagctagcttgcgaAAATTCAGTCTtccaaaaagagcgcgtatcatgggggtagctatggtaacggggcacggtctgtcaatcatagctaactgacagttctcattaccacgcccagacggttcgggtgaacttttatagttcACCCGAAATAAttaaaacgttttaaaaaaacgttttaaagtacattatTATGATATAGGttacttgcaagtcaaaagtttgagtacacctgcttaaacccattttttttcatgattaatatattattatatgatatgtgtttttatacaaactgataattATAcgtgaattgcatttaattatttaataaatatggaaataatttatattgtatattgtgacatgttttcattttcaagtatttacagaaacttatgttgtaatgtaaaaaaaaacttatgttgcGATGTACAACACTcagttatgaataaaaccaagtttctgttcatgatttccatttttatttaacaataaaaaaagtattcaattgaaaaattatctaggaatgtaggcctttgtaactagaggtttagctaaattattacacgaagctccttggtggctaatgtcaaaatcataaatgcacgtgaagttaccgaacatgttttaacgttttatatgttaacatttcggtcacatttttgtgcttgattattactctcccacttctcattttacctcagcaatgctgCGTTaagcctcggtggataataaagtaccgctgtgtatcagtggattttgagtgggtcggggaggggttacagagccacaagcacaaggtcgcaACTGgtccagagactgtaaaaaatatggacaaagctactgtgacgtcacccattgactctccgtgggtcaaattcaaagtcaaattcaaaatgctttattggcatgaaatacacttgtacttattgccaaagcgtacacatagaaacagaaataggaaacatgaaatacaaacaacattgtggtAACGACAACAATGCAATCAACAGTGTGGCAATGGCCACAGCGAGTAGGctatacaacaacaataacaataacaataataataaaaaaaataatacaaaaacacgtctctgaaacacattttgaagcTCGCGGCCATGCTgtttaatgtctagctagtgagtaacaaccaacaacaaaaacattgtctggctaattagccaggtaatgccttcaaagttatatctggttagctagctaggtggctggttgaaacgaacaactagcaactaatacattaggaagattttttttgtttgttattgtttgttgttactaactatagctagacattagacagcctagctaggcagcttattaacatttttcagagctaggttactgcaaaaatgaatttattctagactggacagtgatagtagctaacggcgataactacattgcagagccaccgacaatttcagagacttttctccacgctgcgttcctcttatcaacgtctctgtaggagattttattaagttgggaagcccgatacggaaattacgagttaggtcctccattgtggaacaatagcatgtggaaataaaattagaaaaaaatagggacaatttacttgacggatcatttgATCAAttcagattggttaccgcgacgcggcgagggggtcaaagttgaattatTGCCATCTCCCCCGCGGCTCGCCGCCTCTCGCCgcgccgccggcaatcccaacatgccttgcggggtctggccgcctcccctcattcaaaatgaatggaggcggcgccgccgcgccgcggccgcgtatagtgtggcttcgccgtcagtcctccgcagtaatcaggaagtgacgcaaattGTACCTCATTGGTCTACAACAAATATTacaacagtgcccaaatgacacaataaatcatgaaatcgacccatagacagtcataagacgaataaaatacacatattgtgactatttgttctcatgagaaaaaattattgactttgtattttgaccgcatttgtaccgtagacttacatggaaaccggatatgaaaacacctatactggagccaaccgtagtggcgctagtgagcaatcaggaacaacaagaccaggaaattaGTTtgaaaaacgaagtctggttttggccgcttgatcTGGTCCAatccaatatatatatttgcgtAGTTTCAGATGGCATTTCGTAcatgcgtattttgaccaagaactGCGTGGTTGGTAGCCTACACAAAATgggtgcaggttggcaggtctgtatAAGCGTGCGTCGGGAGCGCAGTACCGGTTTGTGTAGTTCCTAAGCGTACGAAACGTACACAGCGTTGTACCTTGTACTTGTCGTGGGTCAATcgtgctgctgatattatattttatgagtcatatatgtcatgagtaccgcataccaatagctaactggttcccgacttgtaactaaaaatatcGCTTATTCAAAATCTCCCCATTAATTTTCACCTTTGACAAATTTCCGGGAAAACGAGGGGAGTGGCCCCTTTTtccactttcactttcacaagCTCTTCAATCCGCCTATTTATGGAATCATTCGACAGTGGTATGGTCTTCAGTTTATCCGCAGCAGATTGATCCAGCACCTCTCTGACCATGTCATCGGCTGCAGGTAAGATAAGGTCTTCTGCAGTGGTGTGGGGCTTCTTGGACTTTGCAATACAGTGAGCTACGTGGTAAGATGCACGGAGTGCCAGCTCTTGCTTCGAACATGAAGACGTTATGCACACATCCGCGACCCACTCGAAATGGCCCCACGACCCATTTTTGGGGCGCGACCCACCAGTTGAGAACCACGGTACTAGTGTAACGTAAATCATAGTAAACTACAGTTTAATATAGACTATTGtgtagttaaattatttttttactgtaattaaGTACATCCTCTAATTACCGGTAAGTGTTGTTGTACACATTGTACCACTGTTTCAGCTTGGTGGTGTACCAGGTTACCAGTTCTTGTGTTGCGACATCTTGTGATCAcagatgattttaaaatataaaattccGCAATTGTTAGTGCGTCATCGAAGCTGAATTAGCCGCTTTATATGTATGCAAAATTGCAAAATGCCAGTAAATTGTCTGCCAATATGGACGTCATTGTTTCTTGTACTTGCCTTGCCGTCAGGAGCCGGAGCTAGGTACACTGCGGACTGGAAGAGTCTTGATTCGAGACCGCTGCCAACCTGGTTCGATGAAGCCAAATTTGGGATTATAATTCATTGGGGAGTTTACGCGGTGCCCGGATTCGGCAGTGAATGGTTTTGGTGGCACTGGCAAGGCGATCCGAAACGGAGCCATGTGGAATTCATGAAGAAAAACTACCCTCCAGGATTCACTTACCAACAGTTTGCTCCTGACTTCCGTGCACAGTTTTTCGATCCAGACCAATGGGCTGAACTCTTCGAGGCTTCGGGTGCCAAGTAAGTAGTTGACCTAAAAATAATGAGAATATCACGATAAAATGTAGTTAGTCTAGCTATTTAGTCCTACGTATCGTTACTTAATATGTGGGTCTAAAGGGAATTGACTTTGCTCTGTCTCAGTGAAATGTAGCTTACTGAAACTGGATTTAACGTTGAACATTTGCAGGTGTTAACACATTCGGCACTGAAGGCATCGTTGATTTTATAGTTCAGTAGCTTATTACATAAATGAGAGTTTGAGTGAGAACTGATCTGCCTGATCAAAAGcgcttaaaattaatttgaaatagGCATTCATTCTTTGTAACATAAAAGTTGGTCATAACTGGTATTAAGTGGGTAAATCATCCCTCATTACACATTACAAGTGTCTAATTAAAATCAGCAGCTTGTTACACAGCAGGAATAATGACTGGAATGAAAAATGGTCTACCCAGGGAGGCCACAATaccgagtttgggaacccctgttGTAATAATTTCATCTAAGTGCCGAAGAGCCTAAATGTAATGctattttgcttgttttcttttactgATGATTTGAGAAGACTGTTATTTATACTGTGAAATCATCAGTAAACATCCCCCGGTAAGTGTTGGTTTGGCCACTTTCAGGTATGTGGTTCTAACGTCCAAGCACTATGATGGCTTCACAACGTGGGGCTCCCCACACTCCTGGAGCTGGAACTCTGTGGACACGGGTCCTCACAGGGACCTGGTGGGGGACCTGGGAGTCGCTGTACGAAAAAGGTACAGTGTTAACGGTTTCCAAAGGCCAGAGATCTTAATGATTCATTGTCACTGAAAAGCGTATTCACTTACTTCATGGGTGTCAGACTCCAATTTCTTAATGAGACCAGGCACCTCTTTCTGAAGGCATATATTGACAGTTGATTATAAGGAAACTCtttaaatgtatctgtgtaCACTCTGCATCCATATCTGCGGTCTCCAGaatttgagtttgacacccctgacctctttgtaaaatatgcaatgcaatgcaaggGATCATATTATAGATTTGCAGTTTGAGAACTGAGCTATTTCGCAAAAGTTTATGATGTTGTTAGCTAGCTGGTGTATTATTAAACAGTTCACATAACATATTGAATTGcttatgtttttaaagtgatattaaaatgtaacatttcattttctatgATTATTGGAATCTGATAAGAAAATTATGTTCTGCAATATCTTTTTCCTAGGTCCCTACGCTATGGCATATATAACTCCCTATTTGAATGGTTCCACCCTCTTTACCTGTCTGATAAAAAATCGGGCTTTAAAACACAGGAGTTTGTATTCAACAAGGTTCTACCAGAACTTCATGAAGTTGTTACCAGGTAACTGCTTCACACATTGGCCTTCTGGTGTGTCATGTGCCACAAAAATTGTAAAAGTAAATCACCTCACTAAAGTGGATTAATCTGTCATATTTCACTGTTGTATCTTTGTGTACTGTAGTTTATGAATGCTACACCATGTTTATGTGTCTAATGACTGACTCTGTACCATGATCCAAGGTTTGAATAGCAGTGCTAAACCTGCAACATCAGCACATTACTTTTTGTATTATTGGCTTTGAAAGAGGAGGAAGTAAGCAGCTTTTCTGAGCTGTCATGTTTACTGTCTTCTAGGTACAAGCCAGACCTGATTTGGACATATGGGAACTCGGAAGCACCAGACTCTTACTGGACTTCCACTGAGTTCCTGGCCTGGCTCTACAATGACAGCCCTGTCAAGGTGTGTACTGATGAACATAGGTCATGTGCACATACagtgaaaataagaaaaggcTATAGCTGCAAGCAACAAATATGGCAGCCAAGCACACATGGCTGCAATGATGCCAGCTTGTTTGTGCCAAGTTTACCGTCCGCCCATGTCACTAATAAGTCTGAAAGTccttgttttgtatgttttttgttaaaCTTGTACACcctgcaaaaaatgtattagttGGTTTTAAAGTTACAGTGCCCCCCTTGATGACCATTTGCAAATTGGTACCAAGAATCGGATGTCCATATGAAATTCAGCAGCATGATATGGTGTATTAGAGGGATTTTTTAATACAGAAAAATACTTTACTGTCACTGGCTCACGACAGTCACTTCAAGACAGCAACCCTTAGGGCACAGAAAGgaacaatgatttttaaatatttgttcaatGTGAAAGTACTACCATACTGCTTTTATATGGGTATCAATATCTGTTTGAAGCCTTCATTTGATTGTCAGTATTTCAGGGAGGTTTTCTTtcagtgaatgaatgtgtgatgCATCAAACAGTCCAGGAAAcgtttttaactgttttttaaaaacaaaagtggaGAAATATCCAATATGGCTGACTGGGTTCTTGAGAATTATTTCATTGTGGAGTGATGGATGTATGGACAGTTATGTGTCTCTAGGACATGTGGcagaagtaattattttttacaaaagttGTGCAATGTGATCTACTTACAATATCGTCTGACCAGTTGGAGAGAAAGTTGGCTGTTTTGGGCAAGGCTCTACCGttatataaatttaataaaaatcaggTATAGCTCGGCTTGCTCCTGGAACAATCCCTGGTCCTCAATGTCCGACATGCTCAAGTGACTTGACAATCTACTGTTTGGGTGTGATGCTTGGTCTGCAGACAGAAATGAACCTTGGCACATGGTGCAGATTAATTCTCATCAGTGCAGCGTTTGCTCTCCCATGGTCAGGGAACCCACTGTGAGTAAATTTATTAGTGTAAAACTACATTTGAATACTAATTGCTTCACTTTGCTGCCAGATTAAACAGAAATAGCTTGTGGCAAAAATCCAGACAGAAGCACGGGTGTAGTCactggaaaaaatgaagaaaatacacaaaaaacaaaatctgcaaGCATTGCTCTATTGGATGGTACAGTAATAGCGGCTAGCATGTGCTATAGGGGTGGAGAAAGGGGAAGGAGGTCTCTGGCCCTGTAGATGCTCTGATCCTCAGGGCACAGCTCTGAGGCTTTGATAAAAATGCCCCTCCCACAGGATTCGGTGGTAACCAATGACGAGTGGGGGGCCGGCTGCAGCGGCAATCACGGAGGGTACTACAGCTATCAGCATAGGTTCAGCTCGGGACAGCCGTCCAAACACAAGTGGGAGAAGCAGACCCTTGTGGACACCTTGTCCTGGGGCTATCGGAGGAATATGAGGCTGAATGAGCTGCGGGACCTGCCCAGTATTATACAGGTGAGAACTGGGGGGCGGAGCCCAAAACCACCTGACAAAGACTGTTCTCTTGCCTATCTCTCTTATCACTCCAAATGAGTTTTTGACTGTTCCATATTGAGTTTAAATCAGTGCATGCATAAATTATGAACGTTCTCACTagaaaatgtcataaatgcaaATTTAAGGCATTATAATCTGATGTCCTCAGCACGAGTTCATTCAGCTGCAACAGATCAACTGCAAATATGCTTTGTTATTCCAAAATTTCTCcttgggtttttcttcacaaatctTAGTGTCTTTCAATGGAGTTAATGAAACCCTGGTTTCAGTAAATGAGAACTGTACAGCTCAGTGGTCTCGTCATGCCGTTCCTACCAGGACCTGGTTCACACTGTGGCCTACGGGGGAAACTTCCTGCTGAATGTGGCCCCCACGGCAGAGGGGGCGATCCCGCCGGTGTTCGAGGAGCGCTTGCGGGGTTTGGGCGACTGGCTGAAGGTCAATGGGGAGGCGGTGTATGCTTCCCGACCATGGAGGGCACAGAGTGATGAGAACTCCACCCAGACCGTGTGGTAAGAGTCCCGCTACCAGCACTACCAGCATGCCTAATGTACGCAGCTCTATGATGTGCAGGGTATTTGAGTAGAATTATTAAAAGTGCAAGTCTTGCATGTATTTGTGGCTTATGGGTCGAGTGATGGTTACTTTTGGATTGAAACGTTTAGGATTGCAGTGTTGAAAAAGTCTGTGTACCCAGAGGAGGACGCATGGTTTAgctgttcattgtcttttttaatgCTCTTGCCTTTATCTTGAGGTAGCTGACCCCTCACTGAAGCTTGTGAGCTAGAGTCTTTGTAGATAAACTTagcgtgcgtttgtgttttcCGTCTTTCACAGGTATACCTCGAAGGGCTCCCAAGTTTACGCTTTCTTCCTTGTCCGACCGTCAGAATCCTGGCTGAAGTTAGCCAAGCCAATAACGTCGCCCTCTACAAAGGTAAGCACAGCTGTGCTGGTGTGTCCCAGTCTGTAACCACCGTGTCTGCATGGCTCTCTCAACGTAGGCTGCCCTGCTAATCGATGTCGCATTCCGTTGGCAAGGGAAATACACTGACCTTTTCCAGATTGTTTTCATTGGGTACATTTGAGGTGCACAATACCTTTTATACTGATTATGTGGACTGAAAGAATACTGTATGCTTTAAAGATGCCATTTCAGAGCAGCCAGCCAGCAGCTCAGTAGTTGCGGTCTCGTCAGAGGCAGTTTGTGAAAATTAAAACGTTTTGTTTGGTGATACTCATTTGAGCATCCCGGAGCAATACAAAAAGACCCTCTGTGCATTTTTTGCTTTGTCTCTTTCCTCCAAAATCATCGTTGAGCTCATTGAATGGCAGACATCTAGCAACAGGAATACATTGAGCAGTCAATGTGAATCctgtcagtgatgtcacaacctAGCTTGTGCCAAGATGGCTGTGcccttgtgcaaaaaaaaacaaacattttatttttagttttctggCTCATGCCTGTCgatttcagatttgaatgcagggccattcttatctaaggtaaaaagcaaatgaaccaaAGCCATTGGAACATTCTCGAGAGCTTCTGTTCTCTTTTAAACCTTGCTTTCATGACTGAGAACCACTGTTTCCCTGTTGTGCACAGGTGACGTTATTGGGGTACTCTGGACCGCTGAACTGGTCTGCCCTGCAGCCCAGTGGCCTGAAGGTGGAGCTGCCTCTCAAGCCTTTTGTGAACGGCCATGGGTGGACGCTGAGGCTCGATGGCGTCAAGTGAAGCTCTTGTgctttaaaaatggaattttaTATCAAGTTTAATCTACCAAGGTTTCCATGataagaaaaacatgaaacatcAATTCACTTAATCTGCTTCATGCAAgttaattctatttttttactatttttgtatgtatttttataacaaagaaataaaaatgtttgagtTACTGTGTTGCCTTGTTTGGTCTCATCGAGAAAAGTCCCAAATGCATTTAGTCTTACACtgcaacaaagaaaacatttgtagaAACTCGTCTCTGaggcaaacataaaaaaatggttttattttgcgCCAGAAGCTTAAAGTAGCTTAATTTTGTGGCTGTGTTTTCCTTATGGAGCTCAGTTGatgtttttcattgaaaaaaatatgcagatgTCGTTTATGTAGACGAGCAGAAATAAAGTGATTCCAGAACCTTCTGAATAACTGAAAAGCTCTTTCTCTGCACATTCTCTGCACCTGCACAACTTATTTTCATCTCACCTAAGACTGAGAGGCTCTGCAGATTTAaacagtgttatttttaaaattgccgATGGCTTGACTGTCAAAACACCAGATTAAAAAtagtaaattgaaaaaaaaaaatacatttactgtcTGAAGTGCTGTTTCAGCCAGTTAGTGGCTGTCAAAAATCAGCATCCTTGAAAAAATTAATCTCAAAGATCTTCAGGATGAATGCACCACAACAGGAAAACAGCTTCATTGATGAATACACCTGTCTTTGGTGTGGACCTGTTCCATCTCTGCTTCTGTCCTATAGGAGCTGGTCCTCAGACTGCTGTGCATTACTCATGTCTCCTTAGCATTCAAAGCATTTAAACTGAGGGAAAGTGAAACAAGGACATGGAATGGGAGCTTGCTAATACTTAAGGTTCTGTCATGCAGCCTTTGTAACACAAAATGATTCCTGCAATTTCTTCAGCTGCCAAGATCCTttatatgacaaaaataataaaaggcttGGCTATCAGTGATATTATCTTTTaggcaattaaataatttttctctACCTTTCTCCAAAGACACAATAAAGAGACCCATGATGGTAACAGTGGGTACCCACCACCATGGACATGGTATCGCCTACTATGCAGTTATTTGCTGGTGTTACAGGTATTGggcattttaaattattgtggAGTAACGGGGAGATTGTTGGCTCATGAACATTCCCTCCATCTCAGCCAGTGAAGTATCTCACTTGGAAAGCAAGGCCCCTATCCTGGGGGTTTCTGTGTTGGCTTTCCAGTGTTCCTTAAAATCTCATTCACTCTTGGAACTGCAGGAATTCCAGTTGGGGCACTTGGGAAAAAATATGCTTTACAGTGACCAATCACCACCTTTCTCTGTCAATAAAACATAATGCTTGTAGATGAATGCACTGAGTACAAACTAGCCATGTTCAGGCCTGATTTATAGACATCTGATAGATCTAGCAAAATAATTTCCCTGAGCTATACTTTGTTATCAATTCCCCCTTGGGTAGTTTTAATTTACCGTAATAAAGTTAAAATAGTTTACGTGGGCCAAGTAAGGGCAGGTCGGATAAAGTTTATTCCCCAAAGAAGGACCCTTATGCATTTCTTACATTTTCTGTCTGGGTGCAAAACGTAGTTGAGCGAGG from Anguilla anguilla isolate fAngAng1 chromosome 8, fAngAng1.pri, whole genome shotgun sequence includes these protein-coding regions:
- the LOC118233480 gene encoding tissue alpha-L-fucosidase-like — encoded protein: MSSAAGAGARYTADWKSLDSRPLPTWFDEAKFGIIIHWGVYAVPGFGSEWFWWHWQGDPKRSHVEFMKKNYPPGFTYQQFAPDFRAQFFDPDQWAELFEASGAKYVVLTSKHYDGFTTWGSPHSWSWNSVDTGPHRDLVGDLGVAVRKRSLRYGIYNSLFEWFHPLYLSDKKSGFKTQEFVFNKVLPELHEVVTRYKPDLIWTYGNSEAPDSYWTSTEFLAWLYNDSPVKDSVVTNDEWGAGCSGNHGGYYSYQHRFSSGQPSKHKWEKQTLVDTLSWGYRRNMRLNELRDLPSIIQDLVHTVAYGGNFLLNVAPTAEGAIPPVFEERLRGLGDWLKVNGEAVYASRPWRAQSDENSTQTVWYTSKGSQVYAFFLVRPSESWLKLAKPITSPSTKVTLLGYSGPLNWSALQPSGLKVELPLKPFVNGHGWTLRLDGVK